One segment of Streptomyces bathyalis DNA contains the following:
- a CDS encoding O-acetyl-ADP-ribose deacetylase: protein MPNPTNAAVTIVQGDITEQDVDAVVNAANSSLLGGGGVDGAIHRKGGPDILAECRELRGSRYAEGLPTGQAVATTAGRMPARWVIHTVGPVWSKSEDRSELLASCYRESLGVARELGARTVAFPAISTGVYGWPLDDGARIAVATVREEAEGFDEVRFVLFDERSHGTFAAEL, encoded by the coding sequence ATGCCGAATCCGACGAACGCCGCCGTCACGATCGTGCAGGGCGACATCACGGAACAGGACGTCGACGCGGTGGTCAACGCCGCCAACTCCTCGCTGCTGGGCGGCGGCGGAGTCGACGGCGCCATTCACCGCAAGGGCGGCCCGGACATCCTCGCCGAGTGCCGTGAGCTGCGCGGCTCCCGCTATGCCGAGGGTCTGCCGACCGGGCAGGCCGTCGCCACGACGGCGGGACGCATGCCTGCCCGGTGGGTGATCCACACCGTCGGGCCCGTCTGGTCGAAGAGCGAGGACCGCTCGGAGCTGCTGGCGTCCTGCTACCGCGAATCGCTCGGCGTCGCACGGGAGTTGGGTGCCCGTACGGTCGCCTTCCCGGCGATCTCCACCGGGGTGTACGGCTGGCCGCTGGACGACGGCGCCCGCATCGCCGTCGCCACCGTGCGCGAGGAGGCCGAGGGCTTCGACGAAGTGCGGTTCGTGCTTTTCGACGAGCGTTCCCACGGCACCTTCGCAGCCGAGCTGTAG
- a CDS encoding LutB/LldF family L-lactate oxidation iron-sulfur protein, whose amino-acid sequence MSGTYLGMPSFPRAAASSTRDMRLRGNLRHATHTIRAKRAQAVEELGDWAQLRAAGAALKNRTLRHLDHYLEQLETAVTGAGGQVHWARDAEEANRIVADLVRETGESDVVKVKSMATQETGLNEALAKAGISAYETDLAELIVQLGDDLPSHILVPAIHRNRDQIRDIFREKMGSWGRAAPKNLSDDPAELAEAARLHLREKFLNAKVGISGANFMVAETGTLVVVESEGNGRMCLTLPETLISVVGIEKIVPTWQDLEVFLQTLPRSSTAERMNPYTSTWTGTTDEDGPSAFHLVLLDNGRTDTLADTVGRQALRCIRCSACLNVCPVYERAGGHAYGSPYPGPIGAILTPQLRGMQSELDASLPYASSLCGACYEVCPVAIDIPEVLVHLRERVVEGGTATVRGQRTTIKPAKGHAAERAVMRAARWTFEHPRAMRTGQRIASRTRRLTPRRLPLPGPGRAWSDSRDIPRPAPESFRDWWRRTRGSGSAGSGREGGDAR is encoded by the coding sequence GTGAGCGGTACGTATCTGGGCATGCCCTCCTTCCCCCGGGCGGCCGCCTCCTCCACACGGGACATGAGGCTGCGCGGCAATCTGCGGCACGCGACGCACACCATCCGCGCCAAGCGCGCACAGGCCGTCGAAGAGCTCGGCGACTGGGCTCAGTTGCGCGCGGCGGGCGCCGCGCTGAAGAACCGCACGCTGCGCCATCTCGACCACTACCTGGAGCAGTTGGAGACCGCGGTGACCGGGGCCGGCGGTCAGGTGCACTGGGCCCGGGACGCGGAGGAGGCCAACAGGATCGTCGCGGACCTCGTCCGGGAGACGGGCGAGAGCGATGTCGTGAAGGTCAAGTCCATGGCCACGCAGGAGACCGGGCTCAACGAGGCGCTGGCGAAGGCGGGCATCTCCGCGTACGAGACAGACCTCGCCGAACTCATCGTTCAGCTCGGCGACGACCTGCCCTCCCACATCCTCGTTCCCGCCATCCACCGCAACCGCGACCAGATCCGCGACATCTTCCGCGAGAAGATGGGCAGTTGGGGACGGGCCGCACCGAAGAACCTCAGCGACGACCCGGCGGAACTGGCGGAGGCCGCGCGCCTGCATCTGCGGGAGAAGTTCCTCAACGCGAAGGTCGGCATCTCCGGCGCCAACTTCATGGTGGCCGAGACCGGCACGCTCGTCGTCGTGGAGTCGGAGGGCAACGGCCGCATGTGCCTGACCCTTCCCGAGACGCTGATCTCGGTCGTCGGCATCGAGAAGATCGTGCCGACGTGGCAGGACCTGGAGGTCTTCCTGCAGACGCTGCCCCGCTCCTCCACGGCCGAGCGCATGAACCCCTACACCTCCACCTGGACGGGCACCACGGACGAGGACGGGCCCTCGGCCTTCCATCTCGTCCTGCTCGACAACGGCCGCACGGACACTCTGGCCGACACCGTCGGCCGGCAGGCCCTGCGTTGCATCCGCTGCTCGGCCTGCCTGAACGTCTGCCCTGTCTACGAGCGCGCCGGCGGCCACGCCTACGGCTCCCCTTATCCGGGACCGATCGGCGCCATCCTCACTCCCCAACTGCGCGGCATGCAGAGCGAACTGGACGCCTCGCTGCCGTACGCCTCCTCGCTGTGCGGGGCCTGCTACGAGGTGTGCCCCGTCGCCATCGACATCCCCGAGGTGCTGGTGCACCTGCGCGAGCGCGTCGTCGAGGGCGGCACCGCCACCGTCCGCGGGCAGAGGACCACCATCAAGCCGGCGAAGGGACACGCGGCCGAGCGTGCCGTCATGCGGGCCGCCCGCTGGACCTTCGAGCATCCCCGTGCCATGCGCACCGGCCAGCGGATCGCCTCGCGTACGCGGCGGCTGACGCCGCGGCGACTTCCCCTGCCGGGCCCGGGCAGGGCGTGGTCCGACAGCCGGGACATTCCGCGCCCCGCTCCGGAATCCTTCCGCGACTGGTGGCGACGGACCCGGGGCAGCGGCTCCGCCGGTTCCGGCCGTGAAGGAGGCGACGCCCGATGA
- a CDS encoding questin oxidase family protein → MDTDRTDSSGTLDEALERLHRSGPEREDWLSNHAPMAVEALVRHGKARTVHRWLDQYEDNLEDMPGRSSPVTDADWREALGDPRRLADWIGYFTRTLQERPWREVLAEWWPRLLPGISAAATHGVIRVGHAVRTLLDEPAVDHRGAPAPGPRLTELAHALGYWAARHWPLPGIGLSPGASSPAAALHAVPRIQDQSGGFRDRVPRITALPGLPGSDGAGSGAAGPGQARAALEDVVRAATHLYATHAHGQPVMLVHAATAPNAVLRTLPALPERLWVPSLEAAWSAAALVTAAYAPAAPSPAPLDAASRLTSEEVFERAAAHGDEHAIKLTDTALDVAARDAAGTGNGSVHALAAALRSVELIDPAA, encoded by the coding sequence ATGGACACCGACCGAACCGACAGCAGCGGCACGCTGGACGAGGCACTGGAGCGGCTGCACCGCAGTGGCCCCGAGCGCGAGGACTGGCTCAGCAATCACGCCCCGATGGCCGTCGAGGCCCTGGTGCGGCACGGCAAGGCACGCACGGTGCACCGATGGCTGGACCAGTACGAGGACAACCTGGAGGACATGCCCGGGCGTTCGTCGCCCGTCACGGACGCGGACTGGCGCGAGGCGCTGGGAGACCCACGTCGGCTGGCCGACTGGATCGGCTACTTCACGCGGACTCTTCAGGAGCGTCCCTGGCGGGAGGTGCTCGCCGAGTGGTGGCCGCGGCTGCTGCCGGGCATCAGCGCCGCAGCGACGCACGGCGTGATCCGCGTGGGCCACGCCGTGCGGACCCTGCTCGACGAGCCGGCCGTGGATCACCGCGGAGCGCCCGCCCCGGGTCCCCGGCTGACGGAGCTCGCTCACGCCCTCGGCTACTGGGCGGCACGGCACTGGCCGCTGCCCGGGATCGGCCTCTCCCCCGGGGCGAGTTCGCCCGCGGCCGCACTTCACGCCGTCCCGCGCATCCAGGACCAGAGCGGAGGATTCCGGGACCGTGTCCCCCGCATCACCGCGCTGCCCGGCCTGCCGGGCTCCGACGGCGCAGGCTCCGGCGCGGCCGGTCCCGGGCAGGCACGCGCGGCCCTGGAGGACGTGGTGCGAGCCGCTACGCACCTGTACGCGACGCACGCGCACGGACAGCCCGTGATGCTGGTGCACGCGGCGACCGCGCCGAACGCCGTACTGCGGACGTTGCCCGCCCTGCCCGAGCGGCTCTGGGTACCGAGCCTGGAGGCCGCCTGGTCGGCGGCCGCGCTGGTGACGGCGGCCTACGCGCCGGCCGCCCCCTCGCCCGCGCCCCTGGATGCGGCCTCGCGTCTGACCTCCGAGGAGGTCTTCGAGCGTGCGGCCGCGCACGGCGACGAGCACGCCATCAAGCTCACCGACACGGCCCTGGACGTGGCCGCCCGGGACGCGGCGGGAACCGGCAACGGAAGCGTCCATGCGCTGGCGGCGGCGCTGCGCTCCGTCGAACTCATCGATCCCGCCGCCTGA
- a CDS encoding rhamnulokinase, which translates to MTGTVGPSSVDLREVHRFPNRPVRLGGTLHWDVLALYRGVLDGLREAGPVASVGVDSWGVDYGLLDADGVLLGNPVHYRDDRTEGMADRLAESLPPQELYATTGLQYLPFNTVYQLTAARDSAQLAAAQQLLLVPDLMSYWLTGVRGTELTNASTTQLIDPRTRDWSRTVAEAAGVRLSLFPPLRLPGDPAGELLPEVLDETGLEGHVPVTAVGSHDTASAVAAVPAVTKGFAYIATGTWSLAGLELTRPVLTEASRQANFTNELGVDGTVRYLRNIMGLWLLQECMRSWESEGRPQELAALLREAGSCAPLRSVVDAGDPAFLPPGRMPQRIDDACRRSGQPVPDGPAEATRCVLDSLALAHRLALEDAQRLADTEIEVVHVVGGGVHNELLCQLTADACGLPVVAGPAEAAALGNVAVQARAHGVIGDDAGLVRRLLYDTLPLRRYEPSADHGSPQAWSRAAAAVRAGS; encoded by the coding sequence ATGACGGGCACCGTCGGGCCGTCATCGGTGGACCTGCGGGAGGTGCACCGCTTCCCCAACAGGCCGGTGCGTCTGGGCGGGACGCTGCACTGGGACGTCCTCGCCCTCTACCGGGGCGTGCTCGACGGGCTGCGCGAGGCGGGGCCCGTCGCATCGGTCGGCGTGGACTCCTGGGGGGTGGACTACGGGCTGCTGGACGCCGACGGCGTGCTGCTCGGAAACCCCGTCCACTACCGGGACGACCGCACGGAGGGCATGGCCGACCGCCTCGCGGAGTCGCTGCCGCCGCAGGAGCTGTACGCGACCACGGGCCTTCAGTACCTGCCCTTCAACACCGTGTACCAGCTCACCGCCGCGCGGGACTCCGCCCAACTGGCGGCGGCGCAACAGCTGTTGCTCGTGCCCGACCTGATGTCGTACTGGCTCACGGGCGTGCGCGGCACGGAGCTGACCAACGCCTCCACCACACAGCTCATCGATCCGCGTACCCGCGACTGGTCACGGACCGTGGCCGAGGCCGCCGGTGTCCGCCTTTCGCTCTTCCCGCCGCTGCGCCTCCCGGGCGACCCGGCCGGCGAGCTGCTGCCCGAAGTGCTCGACGAGACGGGCCTCGAGGGGCACGTCCCGGTCACGGCCGTCGGTTCGCACGACACCGCCTCCGCGGTCGCGGCCGTCCCGGCGGTGACGAAAGGCTTCGCCTACATCGCCACCGGCACCTGGTCCCTGGCAGGCCTGGAGCTGACGCGGCCCGTGCTGACGGAGGCGAGCAGGCAGGCCAACTTCACCAACGAACTCGGCGTGGACGGCACCGTCCGCTACCTGCGCAACATCATGGGGCTGTGGCTGCTGCAGGAGTGCATGCGCTCCTGGGAGTCGGAGGGCAGGCCGCAGGAACTGGCGGCGCTGCTTCGCGAGGCCGGCTCGTGCGCGCCCCTGAGGTCGGTGGTCGACGCCGGCGATCCCGCCTTCCTGCCCCCGGGCCGCATGCCGCAGCGCATCGACGATGCCTGCCGGCGCTCGGGGCAGCCCGTACCGGACGGACCGGCCGAGGCGACACGGTGCGTGCTGGACTCCCTCGCGCTCGCCCACCGGCTGGCCCTCGAGGACGCCCAGCGCCTCGCGGACACCGAGATCGAGGTGGTGCACGTGGTCGGCGGAGGCGTGCACAACGAGCTGCTGTGCCAACTCACCGCCGACGCCTGCGGGTTGCCCGTCGTCGCGGGTCCGGCGGAGGCCGCCGCGCTCGGCAACGTCGCCGTGCAGGCCCGTGCGCACGGGGTGATCGGCGATGACGCGGGGCTGGTCAGGCGGCTCCTGTATGACACGCTGCCGCTGCGGAGGTACGAGCCCTCCGCTGATCACGGCAGTCCGCAGGCATGGTCCCGGGCCGCGGCGGCGGTCCGTGCCGGCAGCTGA
- a CDS encoding (Fe-S)-binding protein, translated as MRVALFITCVNDTLYPRTGQAVVTLLERLGVEVGFPEGQSCCGQPQFNTGYRKEAVPLARRYADVFRDYDHVVVPSGSCAAMVRDNYPRIDAEATQGAVARTYELTEFLVDVLGVTDVGAYYPHTVTYHPTCHGLRMLGLGDRPRRLLEAVKGLRLVELEGAEECCGFGGTFAVKNADVSAAMGADKARHIEETDAEAVCTVDNSCLMHIGGTLTRRGAATRPVHIAEILAGTEEARL; from the coding sequence GTGCGGGTCGCACTCTTCATCACCTGCGTCAACGACACGCTCTATCCCCGTACCGGGCAGGCGGTCGTCACCCTCCTGGAACGGCTCGGTGTCGAGGTCGGCTTTCCCGAAGGCCAGAGCTGCTGCGGCCAGCCGCAGTTCAACACCGGGTACCGGAAGGAGGCCGTACCGCTGGCACGCCGGTACGCCGACGTCTTCCGCGACTACGACCACGTCGTCGTGCCCTCCGGATCCTGCGCGGCGATGGTGCGGGACAACTACCCCCGCATCGACGCCGAGGCCACACAGGGCGCCGTCGCCCGCACCTACGAACTCACCGAGTTCCTCGTCGACGTGCTCGGCGTGACCGACGTCGGCGCGTACTACCCGCACACCGTCACCTACCACCCCACCTGCCACGGGCTGCGCATGCTCGGGCTCGGCGACCGCCCGCGCCGGCTGCTGGAGGCCGTGAAGGGGCTGCGCCTGGTGGAGCTGGAAGGCGCCGAGGAATGCTGCGGATTCGGCGGCACCTTCGCGGTGAAGAACGCAGACGTCTCCGCCGCCATGGGCGCCGACAAGGCCCGGCACATCGAGGAGACCGACGCCGAGGCGGTGTGCACCGTCGACAACTCCTGTCTCATGCACATCGGCGGCACGCTCACCCGGCGCGGAGCCGCGACGCGCCCCGTACACATCGCCGAGATCCTGGCGGGCACCGAGGAGGCACGTCTGTGA
- a CDS encoding VOC family protein: MTSNLRNISVDCANPYALARFWSEVLGIPVHPDDEPGDDEVGIPLDGGGTLLFLKVPESKAGKNRLHLCVEAQVSRDREVERLLQRGATMFDDRRAEDGTGWAVLADPEGNEFCVLRSAAEREATSAASSTGP, from the coding sequence GTGACGTCAAATTTGAGGAACATCTCGGTCGACTGCGCGAACCCCTACGCGCTGGCCCGCTTCTGGAGCGAGGTCCTCGGCATCCCGGTCCACCCCGACGACGAACCCGGCGACGACGAGGTGGGCATCCCACTCGACGGCGGAGGGACGCTGCTGTTCCTCAAGGTCCCCGAGTCGAAGGCCGGGAAGAACCGCCTGCATCTGTGCGTGGAAGCGCAGGTGTCGCGCGACCGGGAGGTCGAGCGGCTGCTGCAGCGGGGCGCGACGATGTTCGACGACCGCCGCGCCGAGGACGGCACCGGCTGGGCCGTGCTCGCCGACCCCGAGGGCAACGAGTTCTGCGTGCTGCGGAGCGCGGCCGAACGGGAGGCCACGTCGGCCGCATCGTCCACGGGGCCCTGA
- the rhaI gene encoding L-rhamnose isomerase, translated as MSEPDRASVKAALTSQRIETPSWAYANSGTRFKVFAQPGVPRTPEEKLDDAARVHEHTGVAPSVALHIPWDKVDDYGALASYAQKRGLRLGTINSNVFQDDDYKLGSVTHPDPAVRRKALDHLLECVDIMDATGSRDLKLWFADGTNYPGQDDIRARQDRLAEALTAVRDRLGEGQRMLLEYKFFEPAFYTTDVPDWGTAYAHCLKLGPKAQVVVDTGHHAPGTNIEFIVALLLREEKLGGFDFNSRFYADDDLMVGAADPFQLFRIMCEVVRGGGLQERAGIAFMLDQCHNIEPKIPAIIRSVMNVQEATAKALLVDRDALESAQLSGDVLGSNAVLMDAYNTDVRPLLAEVRQENGLDPDPVAAYHRSGWAQKITDERKGGQQAGWGA; from the coding sequence ATGTCAGAGCCGGACCGGGCGAGCGTCAAGGCCGCCCTCACGTCACAGCGGATCGAGACTCCCTCGTGGGCGTACGCGAACTCCGGAACCCGCTTCAAGGTGTTCGCGCAGCCCGGAGTGCCCCGCACGCCCGAGGAGAAGCTGGACGACGCAGCACGCGTCCACGAGCACACCGGGGTCGCGCCGTCCGTCGCCCTGCACATCCCCTGGGACAAGGTCGACGACTACGGCGCACTGGCCTCGTACGCGCAGAAGCGTGGTCTGCGTCTGGGCACCATCAACTCCAACGTCTTCCAGGACGACGACTACAAGCTCGGGTCGGTCACCCACCCCGACCCGGCGGTCCGCCGCAAGGCGCTGGACCACCTGCTGGAGTGCGTCGACATCATGGACGCGACCGGCTCGCGCGACCTGAAGCTGTGGTTCGCCGACGGCACCAACTACCCCGGCCAGGACGACATACGGGCCCGCCAGGACCGCCTGGCCGAGGCGCTCACTGCGGTCCGCGACAGGCTCGGCGAGGGCCAGCGGATGCTGCTGGAGTACAAGTTCTTCGAACCGGCCTTCTACACCACCGACGTCCCCGACTGGGGCACCGCCTACGCCCACTGCCTCAAGCTCGGGCCGAAGGCGCAGGTCGTCGTCGACACCGGTCACCACGCGCCGGGCACCAACATCGAGTTCATCGTCGCGCTCCTCCTGCGCGAGGAGAAGCTCGGCGGCTTCGACTTCAACTCCCGCTTCTACGCCGACGACGACCTGATGGTCGGCGCGGCCGACCCCTTCCAGCTCTTCCGCATCATGTGCGAAGTGGTGCGCGGCGGAGGGCTTCAGGAGCGGGCCGGGATCGCCTTCATGCTCGACCAGTGCCACAACATCGAGCCGAAGATCCCCGCCATCATCCGGTCCGTGATGAACGTGCAGGAGGCCACGGCGAAGGCCCTTCTCGTGGACCGCGACGCCCTGGAGAGCGCTCAGCTCTCCGGTGACGTGCTCGGCTCCAACGCGGTGCTGATGGATGCCTACAACACCGACGTACGGCCTCTCCTCGCCGAGGTGCGCCAGGAGAACGGGCTGGACCCCGACCCCGTCGCCGCATACCACCGCTCGGGATGGGCACAGAAGATCACCGACGAACGCAAGGGCGGCCAACAGGCCGGCTGGGGAGCGTAG
- a CDS encoding bifunctional aldolase/short-chain dehydrogenase, translated as MTAQQHPTVGELLARSHRLGADPRNTNYAGGNTSAKGLAPDPVTGQDTELLWVKGSGGDLGTLTEGGLAALRLDRLRALKDVYPGVEREDEMVAAFDHCLHGKGGAAPSIDTAMHGLLDAPHVDHLHPDSGIALACAADGEKLTRECFGESVVWVPWRRPGFQLGLDIAAVKAENPQAIGCVLGGHGITAWGGTSEECERNSLRIIEGAAAFLADRGTPEPFGAVLEGFEPLPREQRRERAAALAPLIRGLASADRPQVGHFDDSDAVLDFLARAEHPRLAALGTSCPDHFLRTKVRPLVLDLPATAPVEEAEARLRELHEQYREDYRAYYERHAGPESPPMRGADPAIVLVPGVGMFSFGRDKQTARVAGEFYVNAINVMRGAEAVSVYSPIPESEKFRIEYWELEEAKLRRMPAPRPLATRVALVTGAASGIGRAIARRLSAEGACVVVADRNTRSAEEVAAELGGPDKAVAVAVDVTSEEEIAAAFREAVLAFGGVDLVVNNAGISLSRPLLETSAEDWDTQHRIMARGSFLASREGARVMKAQGLGGDIVYIASKNGVFAGPDNIAYGAAKADQAHQVRLLAAELGELGIRVNGVNPDGVVRGSGIFAGGWGAQRAAVYGVPEEKLGEFYAQRTLLKREVLPEHVANAVFALTGGDLSHTTGLHIPVDAGVAAAFLR; from the coding sequence ATGACGGCACAGCAGCACCCGACGGTCGGCGAACTCCTGGCGCGCTCTCACCGCCTCGGCGCCGACCCCCGCAACACCAACTACGCAGGCGGCAACACCTCGGCCAAGGGCCTCGCTCCCGACCCCGTCACGGGGCAGGACACCGAATTGCTGTGGGTCAAGGGCTCCGGCGGAGACCTCGGCACGCTCACCGAAGGCGGACTCGCGGCGCTTCGCCTGGACCGGCTGCGAGCTCTGAAGGACGTCTACCCCGGCGTGGAGCGCGAGGACGAGATGGTCGCCGCCTTCGACCACTGCCTCCACGGCAAGGGCGGGGCCGCTCCGTCCATCGACACCGCCATGCACGGCCTGCTGGACGCGCCGCACGTGGACCATCTCCACCCCGACTCCGGCATCGCGCTGGCCTGCGCCGCCGACGGCGAGAAGCTGACCCGCGAGTGCTTCGGCGAATCGGTGGTGTGGGTGCCCTGGCGCCGCCCCGGTTTCCAGCTCGGATTGGACATCGCCGCCGTCAAGGCCGAGAACCCGCAGGCCATCGGCTGTGTTCTGGGCGGCCACGGCATCACGGCGTGGGGCGGGACGAGCGAGGAGTGCGAACGCAACTCGCTGCGCATCATCGAGGGCGCGGCCGCCTTCCTCGCCGACCGCGGCACGCCGGAGCCCTTCGGTGCCGTGCTGGAGGGATTCGAGCCGCTCCCGCGCGAGCAGAGGCGGGAGCGTGCCGCCGCGCTCGCCCCGCTGATCCGGGGACTGGCCTCCGCGGACCGGCCGCAGGTCGGCCACTTCGACGACTCCGACGCGGTGCTGGACTTCCTGGCACGCGCGGAGCATCCGCGGCTCGCGGCGCTGGGCACCTCCTGCCCGGACCACTTCCTGCGGACGAAGGTCCGTCCGCTCGTCCTCGACCTGCCTGCCACGGCTCCGGTGGAGGAGGCCGAAGCCAGGCTGCGGGAGCTGCACGAGCAGTACCGCGAGGACTACCGCGCCTACTACGAGCGGCACGCGGGACCCGAGTCGCCTCCCATGCGCGGCGCCGACCCGGCCATCGTGCTGGTGCCGGGCGTGGGGATGTTCTCCTTCGGCAGGGACAAGCAGACGGCGCGGGTGGCCGGCGAGTTCTACGTCAACGCGATCAACGTGATGCGCGGCGCCGAAGCGGTCTCCGTGTACTCCCCCATCCCCGAGTCGGAGAAGTTCCGCATCGAGTACTGGGAGCTGGAGGAGGCGAAGCTGCGCCGCATGCCCGCTCCCAGGCCGCTGGCGACGCGCGTCGCGCTGGTGACCGGGGCCGCCTCGGGCATCGGGCGAGCGATCGCGCGGCGGCTGTCCGCGGAAGGTGCGTGTGTGGTCGTCGCCGACCGGAACACGCGGAGCGCCGAGGAGGTGGCCGCCGAACTGGGCGGCCCGGACAAGGCCGTCGCCGTCGCCGTCGACGTCACGTCCGAGGAGGAGATCGCCGCCGCCTTCCGCGAGGCCGTACTCGCCTTCGGCGGCGTCGACCTGGTGGTCAACAACGCGGGCATCTCCCTCTCCAGGCCGCTGCTGGAGACCAGCGCGGAGGACTGGGACACCCAGCACCGCATCATGGCCCGCGGCTCCTTCCTGGCCTCCCGTGAGGGGGCCCGGGTGATGAAGGCACAGGGACTGGGCGGCGACATCGTCTACATCGCCTCCAAGAACGGCGTCTTCGCGGGCCCCGACAACATCGCCTACGGAGCGGCGAAGGCGGACCAGGCGCACCAGGTCCGGCTGCTCGCCGCCGAGCTGGGCGAGCTGGGTATCCGTGTGAACGGCGTCAATCCGGACGGAGTCGTCCGGGGTTCCGGGATCTTCGCGGGCGGCTGGGGAGCGCAGCGCGCGGCGGTCTATGGAGTACCGGAGGAGAAGCTCGGCGAGTTCTACGCCCAGCGCACGCTGCTGAAGCGGGAGGTGCTGCCGGAGCACGTCGCGAACGCCGTCTTCGCCCTGACGGGCGGCGATCTGAGCCACACCACCGGACTGCACATTCCCGTCGACGCGGGTGTCGCCGCGGCGTTCCTGCGCTGA
- a CDS encoding LutC/YkgG family protein — protein MSSRDVVLGRVRRALADVPRDEGPEEAAVPRDYWTSHAERTDAQRLDLLAENLADYRALVHRCTPAQLPARIAELLSARGARSVVAPPGIPADWVPAEVERVADEPSMTPHELDALDSVVTCCAVAIAETGTIVLDAREDQGRRRISLVPDHHICVVRAPEQIVDSVPRALGRLDPARPQTWISGPSATSDIELDRVEGVHGPRTLEVIITSPEP, from the coding sequence ATGAGCAGCCGCGATGTCGTCCTCGGGCGCGTGCGCCGAGCTCTCGCCGACGTGCCGCGCGACGAGGGCCCCGAGGAGGCAGCCGTCCCCCGCGACTACTGGACCAGCCACGCCGAGCGCACCGACGCCCAGCGGCTGGATCTGCTCGCGGAGAACCTGGCCGACTACCGCGCCCTGGTGCACCGCTGCACGCCCGCCCAACTGCCCGCCAGGATCGCGGAACTGCTGAGCGCACGCGGTGCCCGCAGTGTGGTCGCGCCCCCGGGCATCCCGGCGGACTGGGTGCCCGCGGAAGTCGAACGCGTCGCCGACGAGCCTTCGATGACGCCCCACGAACTCGACGCCCTCGACAGCGTCGTGACGTGCTGCGCCGTGGCCATCGCCGAGACCGGGACCATCGTCCTGGACGCGCGAGAGGACCAGGGCCGGCGCCGCATCTCGCTCGTGCCGGACCATCACATCTGCGTCGTACGCGCCCCGGAACAGATCGTCGACTCGGTGCCGCGGGCCCTCGGCCGCCTCGACCCGGCCCGCCCGCAAACCTGGATCTCGGGTCCGTCGGCCACCAGCGACATCGAACTCGACCGCGTCGAGGGCGTCCACGGGCCGAGGACGCTGGAAGTGATCATCACGTCGCCGGAACCCTGA